Proteins encoded within one genomic window of Ovis aries strain OAR_USU_Benz2616 breed Rambouillet chromosome 1, ARS-UI_Ramb_v3.0, whole genome shotgun sequence:
- the TBX19 gene encoding T-box transcription factor TBX19 isoform X2, producing MSELDTQKTCDGTVSRLLNVVESELQAGREKGDPTEKQLQIILEDAPLWQRFKEVTNEMIVTKNGRRMFPVLKISITGLDPNAMYSLLLDFVPTDSHRWKYVNGEWVPAGKPEVSSHSCVYIHPDSPNFGAHWMKAPISFSKVKLTNKLNGGGQIMLNSLHKYEPQVHIVRVGDAHRMVMNCSFPETQFIAVTAYQNEEITALKIKYNPFAKAFLDAKERNHLKDIPEAMSESQHVTYSHLGGWIFSNPDGVCTAGNTSYQYTAPLPLSAPHTHHGCEHYPGIRGHHRQAPYPSVYMHRNHSPSVNLIENSSNNLQVFSGADNWTSLSSTPHASILSVPHTSGPVNPGPSPYPCLWTINNSGGGSAGSGSEVHANSPGAFLLGNPAVTSPVSTQTPTSVSVEVLGEPSLTSIAMSTWTAVASHSFTGWGSPGRGGHHSPSSLHS from the exons ATGAGTGAGTTGGACACTCAGAAGACCTGTGATGGAACTGTTTCTCGTCTGCTCAATGTGGTGGAAAGTGAGCTTCAGGCAGGGAGGGAAAAAGGCGACCCTACAGAGAAGCAACTTCAGATCATTCTGGAGGATGCCCCTCTCTGGCAGAGGTTCAAGGAAGTCACTAACGAAATGATCGTGACCAAGAATGGCAG aCGGATGTTCCCAGTCCTAAAGATTAGCATCACAGGGCTGGACCCCAATGCCATGTACTCACTCCTTCTGGACTTTGTCCCAACGGACAGTCATCGCTGGAAGTATGTCAATGGAGAATGGGTGCCTGCAGGCAAGCCAGAGGTCTCCAGCCACAGCTGTGTCTACATCCACCCAGACTCCCCCAACTTCGGTGCCCATTGGATGAAGGCACCCATCTCCTTCAGCAAAGTGAAGCTGACCAATAAGCTCAACGGAGGTGGGCAG ATAATGTTGAATTCTCTGCATAAATATGAACCCCAGGTTCACATAGTGCGTGTTGGAGATGCCCATCGAATGGTGATGAACTGCTCCTTCCCTGAAACCCAGTTCATAGCTGTGACTGCCTATCAGAACGAggag ATAACAGCTCTCAAAATCAAGTACAACCCTTTTGCCAAAGCCTTCTTGGATGCTAAGGAAAG GAACCACCTCAAGGATATTCCAGAAGCTATGTCTGAAAGCCAGCATGTGACCTATTCTCACT TGGGAGGCTGGATCTTTTCCAATCCGGATGGAGTGTGCACTGCAGGAAACACCAGTTACCAGTATACTGCTCCTTTGCCTCTGTCTGCTCCCCACACCCACCATGGCTGTGAGCACTATCCTGGCATCCGAGGACACCACCGGCAGGCTCCCTACCCTTCTGTGTACATGCATAGAAATCATTCTCCCTCAG TGAATTTGATAGAAAACTCCAGCAATAATCTGCAAGTTTTCTCTGGAGCTGACAATTGGACTTCCTTATCCTCCACACCCCACGCCAGCATCCTGTCTGTACCCCACACCAGCGGACCAGTCAATCCAGGGCCTAG CCCATACCCATGCCTGTGGACCATCAACAACAGTGGCGGGGGCTCTGCTGGGTCGGGCTCAGAGGTGCATGCCAACTCCCCGGGAGCATTTCTCCTGGGTAACCCAGCTGTGACTTCGCCTGTCTCCACCCAGACACCCACTTCGGTTAGTGTGGAGGTTCTGGGGGAGCCTTCGCTGACCAGCATCGCCATGTCCACATGGACAGCAGTGGCTTCACATTCCTTTACAGGCTGGGGTAGCCCAGGTAGGGGTGGGCACCATTCTCCCTCCTCACTGCATAGTTAA
- the TBX19 gene encoding T-box transcription factor TBX19 isoform X4 encodes MSELDTQKTCDGTVSRLLNVVESELQAGREKGDPTEKQLQIILEDAPLWQRFKEVTNEMIVTKNGRRMFPVLKISITGLDPNAMYSLLLDFVPTDSHRWKYVNGEWVPAGKPEVSSHSCVYIHPDSPNFGAHWMKAPISFSKVKLTNKLNGGGQIMLNSLHKYEPQVHIVRVGDAHRMVMNCSFPETQFIAVTAYQNEEITALKIKYNPFAKAFLDAKERNHLKDIPEAMSESQHVTYSHLNLIENSSNNLQVFSGADNWTSLSSTPHASILSVPHTSGPVNPGPSPYPCLWTINNSGGGSAGSGSEVHANSPGAFLLGNPAVTSPVSTQTPTSVSVEVLGEPSLTSIAMSTWTAVASHSFTGWGSPGRGGHHSPSSLHS; translated from the exons ATGAGTGAGTTGGACACTCAGAAGACCTGTGATGGAACTGTTTCTCGTCTGCTCAATGTGGTGGAAAGTGAGCTTCAGGCAGGGAGGGAAAAAGGCGACCCTACAGAGAAGCAACTTCAGATCATTCTGGAGGATGCCCCTCTCTGGCAGAGGTTCAAGGAAGTCACTAACGAAATGATCGTGACCAAGAATGGCAG aCGGATGTTCCCAGTCCTAAAGATTAGCATCACAGGGCTGGACCCCAATGCCATGTACTCACTCCTTCTGGACTTTGTCCCAACGGACAGTCATCGCTGGAAGTATGTCAATGGAGAATGGGTGCCTGCAGGCAAGCCAGAGGTCTCCAGCCACAGCTGTGTCTACATCCACCCAGACTCCCCCAACTTCGGTGCCCATTGGATGAAGGCACCCATCTCCTTCAGCAAAGTGAAGCTGACCAATAAGCTCAACGGAGGTGGGCAG ATAATGTTGAATTCTCTGCATAAATATGAACCCCAGGTTCACATAGTGCGTGTTGGAGATGCCCATCGAATGGTGATGAACTGCTCCTTCCCTGAAACCCAGTTCATAGCTGTGACTGCCTATCAGAACGAggag ATAACAGCTCTCAAAATCAAGTACAACCCTTTTGCCAAAGCCTTCTTGGATGCTAAGGAAAG GAACCACCTCAAGGATATTCCAGAAGCTATGTCTGAAAGCCAGCATGTGACCTATTCTCACT TGAATTTGATAGAAAACTCCAGCAATAATCTGCAAGTTTTCTCTGGAGCTGACAATTGGACTTCCTTATCCTCCACACCCCACGCCAGCATCCTGTCTGTACCCCACACCAGCGGACCAGTCAATCCAGGGCCTAG CCCATACCCATGCCTGTGGACCATCAACAACAGTGGCGGGGGCTCTGCTGGGTCGGGCTCAGAGGTGCATGCCAACTCCCCGGGAGCATTTCTCCTGGGTAACCCAGCTGTGACTTCGCCTGTCTCCACCCAGACACCCACTTCGGTTAGTGTGGAGGTTCTGGGGGAGCCTTCGCTGACCAGCATCGCCATGTCCACATGGACAGCAGTGGCTTCACATTCCTTTACAGGCTGGGGTAGCCCAGGTAGGGGTGGGCACCATTCTCCCTCCTCACTGCATAGTTAA
- the TBX19 gene encoding T-box transcription factor TBX19 isoform X3, which yields MSELDTQKTCDGTVSRLLNVVESELQAGREKGDPTEKQLQIILEDAPLWQRFKEVTNEMIVTKNGRRMFPVLKISITGLDPNAMYSLLLDFVPTDSHRWKYVNGEWVPAGKPEVSSHSCVYIHPDSPNFGAHWMKAPISFSKVKLTNKLNGGGQIMLNSLHKYEPQVHIVRVGDAHRMVMNCSFPETQFIAVTAYQNEEITALKIKYNPFAKAFLDAKERNHLKDIPEAMSESQHVTYSHLGGWIFSNPDGVCTAGNTSYQYTAPLPLSAPHTHHGCEHYPGIRGHHRQAPYPSVYMHRNHSPSVNLIENSSNNLQVFSGADNWTSLSSTPHASILSVPHTSGPVNPGPSPYPCLWTINNSGGGSAGSGSEVHANSPGAFLLGNPAVTSPVSTQTPTSLIHAMLRQQKFIEYLPCALTLTLK from the exons ATGAGTGAGTTGGACACTCAGAAGACCTGTGATGGAACTGTTTCTCGTCTGCTCAATGTGGTGGAAAGTGAGCTTCAGGCAGGGAGGGAAAAAGGCGACCCTACAGAGAAGCAACTTCAGATCATTCTGGAGGATGCCCCTCTCTGGCAGAGGTTCAAGGAAGTCACTAACGAAATGATCGTGACCAAGAATGGCAG aCGGATGTTCCCAGTCCTAAAGATTAGCATCACAGGGCTGGACCCCAATGCCATGTACTCACTCCTTCTGGACTTTGTCCCAACGGACAGTCATCGCTGGAAGTATGTCAATGGAGAATGGGTGCCTGCAGGCAAGCCAGAGGTCTCCAGCCACAGCTGTGTCTACATCCACCCAGACTCCCCCAACTTCGGTGCCCATTGGATGAAGGCACCCATCTCCTTCAGCAAAGTGAAGCTGACCAATAAGCTCAACGGAGGTGGGCAG ATAATGTTGAATTCTCTGCATAAATATGAACCCCAGGTTCACATAGTGCGTGTTGGAGATGCCCATCGAATGGTGATGAACTGCTCCTTCCCTGAAACCCAGTTCATAGCTGTGACTGCCTATCAGAACGAggag ATAACAGCTCTCAAAATCAAGTACAACCCTTTTGCCAAAGCCTTCTTGGATGCTAAGGAAAG GAACCACCTCAAGGATATTCCAGAAGCTATGTCTGAAAGCCAGCATGTGACCTATTCTCACT TGGGAGGCTGGATCTTTTCCAATCCGGATGGAGTGTGCACTGCAGGAAACACCAGTTACCAGTATACTGCTCCTTTGCCTCTGTCTGCTCCCCACACCCACCATGGCTGTGAGCACTATCCTGGCATCCGAGGACACCACCGGCAGGCTCCCTACCCTTCTGTGTACATGCATAGAAATCATTCTCCCTCAG TGAATTTGATAGAAAACTCCAGCAATAATCTGCAAGTTTTCTCTGGAGCTGACAATTGGACTTCCTTATCCTCCACACCCCACGCCAGCATCCTGTCTGTACCCCACACCAGCGGACCAGTCAATCCAGGGCCTAG CCCATACCCATGCCTGTGGACCATCAACAACAGTGGCGGGGGCTCTGCTGGGTCGGGCTCAGAGGTGCATGCCAACTCCCCGGGAGCATTTCTCCTGGGTAACCCAGCTGTGACTTCGCCTGTCTCCACCCAGACACCCACTTCG CTTATCCATGCCATGCTTAGGCAACAAAAGTTCATTGAGTACCTTCCTTGTGCCCTGACCCTTACTCTCAAATGA
- the TBX19 gene encoding T-box transcription factor TBX19 isoform X1, with protein MSELDTQKTCDGTVSRLLNVVESELQAGREKGDPTEKQLQIILEDAPLWQRFKEVTNEMIVTKNGRRMFPVLKISITGLDPNAMYSLLLDFVPTDSHRWKYVNGEWVPAGKPEVSSHSCVYIHPDSPNFGAHWMKAPISFSKVKLTNKLNGGGQIMLNSLHKYEPQVHIVRVGDAHRMVMNCSFPETQFIAVTAYQNEEITALKIKYNPFAKAFLDAKERNHLKDIPEAMSESQHVTYSHFHRVFLCVFLLSLPVGGWIFSNPDGVCTAGNTSYQYTAPLPLSAPHTHHGCEHYPGIRGHHRQAPYPSVYMHRNHSPSVNLIENSSNNLQVFSGADNWTSLSSTPHASILSVPHTSGPVNPGPSPYPCLWTINNSGGGSAGSGSEVHANSPGAFLLGNPAVTSPVSTQTPTSVSVEVLGEPSLTSIAMSTWTAVASHSFTGWGSPGRGGHHSPSSLHS; from the exons ATGAGTGAGTTGGACACTCAGAAGACCTGTGATGGAACTGTTTCTCGTCTGCTCAATGTGGTGGAAAGTGAGCTTCAGGCAGGGAGGGAAAAAGGCGACCCTACAGAGAAGCAACTTCAGATCATTCTGGAGGATGCCCCTCTCTGGCAGAGGTTCAAGGAAGTCACTAACGAAATGATCGTGACCAAGAATGGCAG aCGGATGTTCCCAGTCCTAAAGATTAGCATCACAGGGCTGGACCCCAATGCCATGTACTCACTCCTTCTGGACTTTGTCCCAACGGACAGTCATCGCTGGAAGTATGTCAATGGAGAATGGGTGCCTGCAGGCAAGCCAGAGGTCTCCAGCCACAGCTGTGTCTACATCCACCCAGACTCCCCCAACTTCGGTGCCCATTGGATGAAGGCACCCATCTCCTTCAGCAAAGTGAAGCTGACCAATAAGCTCAACGGAGGTGGGCAG ATAATGTTGAATTCTCTGCATAAATATGAACCCCAGGTTCACATAGTGCGTGTTGGAGATGCCCATCGAATGGTGATGAACTGCTCCTTCCCTGAAACCCAGTTCATAGCTGTGACTGCCTATCAGAACGAggag ATAACAGCTCTCAAAATCAAGTACAACCCTTTTGCCAAAGCCTTCTTGGATGCTAAGGAAAG GAACCACCTCAAGGATATTCCAGAAGCTATGTCTGAAAGCCAGCATGTGACCTATTCTCACT TTCACAGAGTCTTCCTCTGTGTCTTCCTCTTATCTCTTCCAGTGGGAGGCTGGATCTTTTCCAATCCGGATGGAGTGTGCACTGCAGGAAACACCAGTTACCAGTATACTGCTCCTTTGCCTCTGTCTGCTCCCCACACCCACCATGGCTGTGAGCACTATCCTGGCATCCGAGGACACCACCGGCAGGCTCCCTACCCTTCTGTGTACATGCATAGAAATCATTCTCCCTCAG TGAATTTGATAGAAAACTCCAGCAATAATCTGCAAGTTTTCTCTGGAGCTGACAATTGGACTTCCTTATCCTCCACACCCCACGCCAGCATCCTGTCTGTACCCCACACCAGCGGACCAGTCAATCCAGGGCCTAG CCCATACCCATGCCTGTGGACCATCAACAACAGTGGCGGGGGCTCTGCTGGGTCGGGCTCAGAGGTGCATGCCAACTCCCCGGGAGCATTTCTCCTGGGTAACCCAGCTGTGACTTCGCCTGTCTCCACCCAGACACCCACTTCGGTTAGTGTGGAGGTTCTGGGGGAGCCTTCGCTGACCAGCATCGCCATGTCCACATGGACAGCAGTGGCTTCACATTCCTTTACAGGCTGGGGTAGCCCAGGTAGGGGTGGGCACCATTCTCCCTCCTCACTGCATAGTTAA